A genome region from Trichoderma asperellum chromosome 7, complete sequence includes the following:
- a CDS encoding uncharacterized protein (EggNog:ENOG41~SECRETED:SignalP(1-24)): MAPQTWLITGASSGLGLHLAIVAAKQGNKVVATTRSPKKAQQVQDTNINFVYLDQNEPLDKIKEDMNLIISTHGPIDVAVNCAAYVQMGVLEDLTPEDTYQQFQTNVFGALNVYRAILPHMRSRRSGTLVTIGSMAAWFAHPAASIYNASKAALRLLSLGLAGEVRPLGIKHLLVEPGRFRTELLKQDGDFRTSSGSGGIADYRELSEANKRDIAFESDKQRGDPVKGAQVIYDVVTSSGMAKDKEMPSFLPLGADAIEDITAAATSAIDVCKEWKDIASSTDY; the protein is encoded by the coding sequence ATGGCTCCTCAAACTTGGCTCATCACTGGCGCCTCAtctggccttggcctccatCTCGCAATTGTCGCTGCGAAGCAAGGCAACAAGGTCGTTGCCACAACACGTTCACCTAAGAAAGCTCAGCAAGTTCAAGATACAAATATCAACTTCGTCTACCTTGATCAGAATGAACCTCTTGACAAGATAAAGGAAGATATGAACCTCATTATCTCCACTCATGGACCAATCGATGTTGCCGTTAACTGTGCGGCTTACGTCCAAATGGGTGTTCTTGAAGATCTGACTCCTGAAGATACATATCAACAATTTCAAACGAATGTTTTTGGAGCCCTCAACGTATATCGCGCCATTCTACCTCACATGAGGAGCAGAAGATCTGGAACTCTGGTAACCATCGGGTCAATGGCAGCATGGTTTGCCCATCCAGCCGCGAGCATATACAACGCCTCCAAAGCAGCTCTACGGCTACTCAGCCTTGGTCTCGCCGGCGAAGTTCGACCTCTTGGCATCAAACACTTGCTTGTCGAACCTGGCCGGTTCCGTACAGAATTGTTGAAGCAGGATGGGGATTTTAGAACATCAAGTGGGAGCGGCGGCATCGCCGATTACCGAGAGCTAAGCGAAGCAAACAAGCGTGATATTGCTTTTGAAAGCGACAAACAGCGTGGAGACCCGGTTAAAGGTGCCCAGGTTATCTATGACGTGGTTACTTCTAGCGGCATGgctaaagataaagaaatgCCTTCGTTCTTGCCTCTGGGTGCTGATGCGATCGAAGACATTACTGCTGCCGCAACCTCAGCGATTGATGTGTGTAAGGAGTGGAAAGACATTGCTAGCTCTACAGATTATTAG
- a CDS encoding uncharacterized protein (EggNog:ENOG41) — translation MPQWPVSTTSIGVVVARFQEDLAPWLPVARYSYVYDKGHIPQSNDTVNHDAFRSYVELPNIGREGHTHLYHIVNNWNSLEDYMVFSQADPFDLIGSIVNTTSKMVDVALRVKPGEVNPFDSSLFHDVDDWAKINWTDPKESIWITPSELSSLVFAPYTPAELWKFVLEEKHPPAIRAAHGGTFAVQRDTIKSHPREVYERALERFVEANVSNPEVGFMWERFWTPTFSYRYWLQEVEKP, via the coding sequence ATGCCCCAGTGGCCTGTATCGACCACAAGCATAGGTGTTGTTGTAGCTCGCTTTCAAGAAGACCTCGCACCCTGGCTCCCGGTAGCCAGGTATTCCTATGTATATGACAAGGGTCATATCCCACAATCCAACGACACAGTTAACCACGACGCTTTTCGCTCCTACGTTGAGCTACCCAACATCGGCCGAGAGGGACATACGCACTTGTACCACATTGTCAACAATTGGAATTCTCTAGAAGACTACATGGTCTTCTCTCAGGCAGACCCATTTGATCTGATTGGGTCCATTGTCAATACTACGAGCAAAATGGTGGATGTGGCGCTTCGAGTCAAACCCGGCGAAGTCAATCCTTTTGATTCCAGTCTTTTCCACGATGTAGATGATTGGGCCAAGATTAACTGGACTGATCCAAAAGAAAGCATCTGGATAACACCAAGCGAGCTAAGCTCCCTTGTCTTTGCGCCGTATACACCAGCAGAATTGTGGAAATTTGTGTTAGAAGAGAAGCACCCGCCAGCTATTCGAGCCGCACATGGTGGTACTTTTGCAGTTCAACGAGATACAATTAAAAGTCATCCACGAGAAGTATATGAACGTGCCTTGGAGCGATTTGTCGAGGCCAATGTTTCAAATCCCGAAGTAGGCTTCATGTGGGAACGTTTCTGGACACCAACGTTTTCTTACCGATATTGGCTCCAGGAGGTAGAGAAACCCTAA
- a CDS encoding uncharacterized protein (EggNog:ENOG41) codes for MTQDEKLLLQNARPYPFSCPTATTAFIIIDMQRDFLDPNGFGSIVCENPATFSFVRKIVPNVQRALEAARAIGMHIIFTREGHLPNLSDLPAAKKLRQTRGPNGSQSMGIGDEGPMGRLLVRGEKGHDVIDELKPYAGEPIIDKPGKGSFWSTEFHRLLLARGITHLIFAGVTTECCVTSTLRECNDRGYECCVLSDCTAGFNEQMAATSLDIVCCQNGLFGYVGHSSEFVTETEQIRQLIPSSTVNDLNSPMLPSIDQLKSLYRDGRITPHAVIKSVFDRISKYEDVNPAVWISRQSQEDVVAAAEKLCTIYAGRPLPPLFGIPFATKDNIDVEGVVTTAACESYAYTATSTAPSIQHLLDVGALYIGKLNLEQLATGLVGCRSPYGALHCFHSKSHVPGGSSSGSAVAIAAGLVSFAIGTDTAGSVRAPAALNGVVGFKPTKGTISARGAVPACQSLDTIGILAPSIADARQVWYVLDQYDSLDPYAKPPASLPTWTVDFRGPREGGFTFGVPPDSLLQLCSKEYQELFKKAVKTLQLLGGTLVDVDYTPFATAGDLIYGASLIHERLASIGYEFLSEKIDTLHPTTKLVIQKVLSSDLKGWEVYRDQAIQMKCIARGRQIFNKFEDGIDVLVVPTVPWHPTIQEIQDSPLIPNSKLGIFTHPGNVIDLCGVSVNAGWVNEGGVRLPFGITFQGGSGYDGKVLDIAAVFEKYSGENQSSV; via the exons ATGACTCAAGACGAAAAGTTGTTGCTTCAAAATGCTCGTCCATATCCGTTTTCTTGCCCTACTGCAACCACGGCCTTTATTATAATCGATATGCAGAGAGACTTCTTAGATCCAAATGGCTTCGGGTCAATTGTTTGCGAAAATCCTGCTACCTTCTCATTTGTTCGCAAAATTGTTCCAAATGTTCAGAGAGCTCTCGAAGCAGCTCGAGCTATTGGGATGCATATAATTTTCACCAGAGAAGGCCACCTTCCGAATCTCTCCGACCTACCAGCTGCGAAGAAGTTAAGACAAACAAGAGGACCTAACGGCAGTCAATCAATGGGTATTGGTGATGAGGGCCCCATGGGAAGGCTTCTAGTGAGAGGCGAGAAAGGCCACGATGTTATTGACGAACTAAAGCCATATGCTGGGGAACCAATCATAGATAAGCCTGGGAAAGGGAGTTTTTGGAGCACAGAATTTCACCGATTGTTGTTAGCTAGAGGTATCACGCACTTGATCTTTGCTGGAGTCACGACTGA GTGTTGCGTAACGAGTACCTTGAGAGAGTGCAACGACAGAGGTTATGAATGTTGCGTTCTATCAGACTGTACGGCTGGATTTAATGAGCAAATGGCGGCCACTTCCTTGGATATTGTTTGCTGCCAAAATGGCCTTTTCGGATACGTTGGCCATAGTTCAGAATTTGTTACGGAAACAGAGCAAATCCGCCAGCTAATTCCATCTTCGACTGTGAATGACCTTAACTCTCCAATGCTTCCTTCTATCGATCAGCTCAAGAGTCTTTACAGAGATGGCCGTATCACGCCACATGCAGTTATAAAATCTGTCTTTGATCGCATATCGAAATACGAAGATGTCAATCCAGCTGTTTGGATCTCTAGGCAGTCTCAAGAGGATGTAGTAGCAGCTGCTGAAAAGTTATGCACAATATATGCCGGAaggcctctccctcctctttttgGCATCCCGTTTGCGACAAAGGACAACATTGATGTTGAAGGAGTGGTTACTACAGCAGCATGCGAAAGCTATGCGTATACAGCTACATCTACAGCTCCGTCAATTCAACATCTACTCGACGTGGGGGCACTGTATATAGGGAAATTGAACCTTGAACAGCTTGCGACTGGCTTGGTGGGATGCCGCTCGCCTTACGGTGCTCTTCACTGCTTCCATAGCAAAAGTCATGTCCCGGGTGGCTCATCTTCCGGATCTGCAGTCGCCATCGCTGCTGGACTTGTTTCCTTTGCTATTGGAACTGATACAGCTGGGAGCGTTCGTGCCCCTGCTGCATTAAACGGCGTGGTTGGCTTCAAACCCACCAAGGGCACTATCTCTGCTAGAGGTGCGGTGCCTGCATGCCAGAGTCTCGATACAATTGGCATTTTAGCACCTTCTATCGCCGATGCAAGACAAGTCTGGTATGTGCTTGATCAGTATGACTCTCTAGACCCGTATGCCAAACCACCAGCAAGCTTGCCAACCTGGACGGTAGATTTCCGAGGACCAAGAGAGGGGGGCTTTACGTTTGGTGTGCCTCCAGATTCTCTTTTACAACTGTGTTCAAAGGAATACCAAGAGCTGTTTAAAAAAGCTGTTAAAACGCTGCAGTTGCTGGGGGGAACACTCGTTGACGTCGATTACACGCCATTTGCTACAGCAGGCGATCTCATTTATGGTGCATCCCTCATTCACGAACGTCTCGCTTCAATCGGCTACGAATTTCTCTCAGAGAAGATCGATACACTTCATCCGACCACCAAATTGGTCATTCAAAAGGTTCTCTCGTCGGATTTAAAAGGTTGGGAGGTATATAGAGACCAGGCCATACAAATGAAATGTATTGCCAGAGGACGCCAAATCTTCAACAAATTCGAAGATGGTATCGACGTTTTAGTCGTGCCAACAGTACCATGGCATCCAACTATACAAGAAATACAAGACAGTCCACTAATTCCGAACTCCAAGCTTGGCATATTCACGCATCCAGGAAATGTTATCGATTTATGCGGAGTCAGCGTCAATGCCGGATGGGTTAATGAGGGAGGAGTTCGGCTACCATTTGGCATCACATTTCAAGGCGGCAGTGGATACGATGGTAAAGTGTTGGATATTGCAGCTGTTTTTGAAAAGTATTCGGGAGAAAATCAGAGTTCAGTTTAG